Part of the Leptotrichia trevisanii DSM 22070 genome is shown below.
NNNNNNNNNNNNNNNNNNNNNNNNNNNNNNNNNNNNNNNNNNNNNNNNNNNNNNNNNNNNNNNNNNNNNNNNNNNNNNNNNNNNNNNNNNNNNNNNNNNNNNNNNNNNNNNNNNNNNNNNNNNNNNNNNNNNNNNNNNNNNNNNNNNNNNNNNNNNNNNNNNNNNNNNNNNNNNNNNNNNNNNNNNNNNNNNNNNNNNNNNNNNNNNNNNNNNNNNNNNNNNNNNNNNNNNNNNNNNNNNNNNNNNNNNNNNNNNNNNNGGAGCAACATTCAAAGTTAAAGGTATAGGGCTTTCTAAAAATAAAACTTGGGTAGGAGTTGGAGCATTGACAGAAGTAAATTCTGGATTTGGCTGGTATGTAAACTATGACGGCTCTATTGACAGTGGAAAAGGTAAAGGAAATAATAATGTGTTTACGACTGGAGTTAGATTTAATTTTTAAAATTTTTAGGCAGAGGGAAATTCTTACTTCTGTCTTTTTTAAGCACACATAATATATTCAAATTTGTTAAATAATACTATTTCCTATTTAAATAGTAGAAATCGGATAAAACCATTTTTTACAGAATATAGTGTAAATATTATAAAATCTAATTTCTATTTTTAAATGAAGTTTAGTATGGATATAAAATGATTTTATATAATTTTACTGTAAATTTTAAAACTTTTGAATAAAAAGCAAAAAAAATACTTGATTTTTTTAAATTATATGGTATACTATGATTGAAAACGGTATTATATAAATAAAAAAGGGAGCTGATCAGCATGAAAAAGTTAATTTTAGTAGGATTTTTAGCATTTGGAGCATTAGGATTTTCAAGATTTGTAAATGAATGCCAAGTTATCAGTAAGTCAAAAGGAAGAGCAACTTGTGAAAGTTTGGAATCTGGAAAAACATTCCAATTTACAAGTGGTAAACTATCTTCAATTTCAAAAGGATCTATTTACAAAATTTATTTTGAAGGAAACGGATACAGAGGGTTACGTTTAACTAAAGCTACTCTTATTGCTTCTGAAGATGATCCTGATGAGGCATATTAAGGAGATTATTAAAAATTCATCATCTTTTTAACAAGTGTATAAGAAAAACTCTAAGTTTTTTAGAAACCTAGAGTTTTTTTGTTTTTAGAAAAACAAGTCAAAAAATTATACTATTTTATATAAATATGATGTTTTATTAATTTTTTGGGTTTTGAAAATATATAAAAAATTATTGGATTATTTTAGCTTTTCTAGTATAATAAATTTATATAATTCTAGTATAAAAAAGGAAAAATTCAATGAAAAAAGGTATCGGAAAATCACATAGTAAAATCATATTAATTGGAGAACATTCTGTCGTTTATGGCTATCCTGCCATTGCTATTCCTCTAAAAAAGATTGAAATTGAATGCTTAGTAGAAGAAGCCAAAACTAGCTTTTTTTATAACAAGACAGACACTCTCTCGGTTGCAGTTTTTACTGCATTAAAACATTTAAAAAAAGAAAATGCGAAAATAAAATACAAAATAACTTCCCAAATTCCGCCAAAACGTGGAATGGGCTCTTCAGCTGCAGTCAGTATTGCTGCAATTCAAGCAGTCTTTGACTACTTTGAGGAAAATCTGGATGATGAATTGCTAGAAAAATTGGTTCACACGGCAGAAATTGTAGCTCACAACACACCAAGCGGGCTGGACGCCAAAACGTGCCTTAGCGATAAAGCCATAAAATTCATAAAAAACAAGGGATTTTCCTACATTGACTTAAATCTTGACGCATATCTTGTAATTGCAGATACAGGTATTTATGGAAATACTGGCGAAGCGATTCAGAATGTAAAAAGTTTAGGAAGCAAAGCTGATATTTTTTTAAAAAAATTAGGCGAATTGACAGATGAAATGGTTAAAATTTTAACTGAAAACAATGAATCTAAAGAAAAGAAAGTTGATAAAATAGGAAAAATTATGACAAAAGCAAATACAGAACTCGGAAATTTACACATAACCATTGAAAAAACAGATTTATTTGTAAAAACAGCGATTGAAAAAGGAGCAAGCGGTGCAAAAATTTCTGGTGGCGGATTAGGAGGCTGTGTAATTGCACTTGCAAAAAATTTGGATATTGTAGAAAAGATAAAAGAGGGACTGATAAAATGTGGAGCAGAAAATATTTGGGTGGAGAAAATTTAATAAAAAAATAAAGGAGAAAAAATGGTAAAAGTCAAATCTTATGCTAATATTGCAATTATAAAATACTGGGGGAAAAAAGATACAGCAAAAATGATACCTGCCACAAGCAGCATCTCCCTTACCCTTAACGATATGTTCACAAAAACAGAGATGGAATTTATAAATGATGAGGATATTGAAATTGCAGTTGAAAAGGAAATGAAAAGCGGAAATTGTAAAGATAAATTTTCGGATATAACGGACTTATTTTATTTAAATGGAGAATTGCAGGATAGAGAGCATACAGAAAAGATTAGTAAAGTTGTAGATTTGTTCAGGGAAAATAGGAATCAGAAAGTAAAAATTGCTACAACAAATAATATGCCGACAGCTGCGGGACTTTCTTCCAGTTCGAGCGGTTTATCCGCTGTAATAAAGGCTTGTAATGAACTTT
Proteins encoded:
- the mvk gene encoding mevalonate kinase — encoded protein: MKKGIGKSHSKIILIGEHSVVYGYPAIAIPLKKIEIECLVEEAKTSFFYNKTDTLSVAVFTALKHLKKENAKIKYKITSQIPPKRGMGSSAAVSIAAIQAVFDYFEENLDDELLEKLVHTAEIVAHNTPSGLDAKTCLSDKAIKFIKNKGFSYIDLNLDAYLVIADTGIYGNTGEAIQNVKSLGSKADIFLKKLGELTDEMVKILTENNESKEKKVDKIGKIMTKANTELGNLHITIEKTDLFVKTAIEKGASGAKISGGGLGGCVIALAKNLDIVEKIKEGLIKCGAENIWVEKI